In Cicer arietinum cultivar CDC Frontier isolate Library 1 chromosome 7, Cicar.CDCFrontier_v2.0, whole genome shotgun sequence, the genomic window aatttttttagtgtaaattgtttattaatttaatatcaataaaatttataaaaattgatatatatatatatatatatataaattaatataacaatttatttattatgagaATTTCTGTATAACTTACGGGTTACCCACtagcaacaaaaaaacaaaagtgaatgtaaaaaaaaaaaatagttttgtctGGCGCAATAATAACTGGAAACAACAAATCGCATAGGACTGAATCAGATCAAATTGCATGTgtatattacaattttaattgtaattaaaaatacatattttgtgAGTGCCTGTGGGTTAAATCGGTGGAATTGATAATTGAAGGATCCAGCGATGAGAAGATAGTTGAAATCGAAGTATCTTAGCGATGAAAGGCGTGTTCTCGGCGCCTGGTGATTACGTTCACTTCAAGTCCCAAGTTCCTCTTCACAAAATCCCCGTATGTTCCGATTCCGATGGATTCTTCCTATTTCTACAACTTCCGTATGCTATTGATTgatcatttattcattttattggCTTGGGGATTGGGGAAAGGGGAAAAGGGGTTTTCGATTTTCATTAGCCTTACTTAATTTCATCCTTGATTATTATCACTCTTATAGATTGGAACGAAGCAGTGGCGTTATTATGACTTCGGTCCAAAAGCTGTACCTCCACTTATATGTCTTCCTGGAACTGCTGGAACTGCAGATGTATACTACAAACAGATTATGTCATTGTCCATGAAGGTACTTTGCATCTTATTACACactttatcatatttaattcaattttatttccaTCAACTGAAATTACAGTACTACCTTATTGTTTTTCGAATTTGAGATTGGTGTAATATTTAACCTGCCATCTTACAGGTTATCTAGAGACTATTTGTTGCTTAAATAAGTTATATGACTTTATCTTCTAATTTTGACTATGCGCATGATTCAATTCAATGGTTGAGATTTATTCATTTTGCTCCCTCTTAAAAATCACAAGATCATAGAGATGAAGATTCATTTTGAAAATAAACTTAGAGAGTTTGGCAAAGTCTccttgtttttgttgttgactAATGTTAtgtgttttcaaaaatttgTAAAGAAAAACTGATAACTACTTTCTTATACATATTTGAAAACtgcaaaaataatgaaatttcgGTGATACTTTTTGTACGTATTTGCGGAAAcaagaaattaaaacaaaaacaaaagttttCTCAAATTAAACATACTTTATGGGTATATTGAGTGAGAGTGTGTTGTCCCATGAAAGATGATTATTGACCATACAACATAAATGAATGGTTAATATTAGATTTGAGTAAATGATCAAGAATTAAAACCTAGTATGTGATTTTTTGAAGTGGTGATGTGATCATTAAAAAACTTGACTATCCATGTATGATTTTGTAGTCAAGCTTTACTCCCTTTACTCTTTTACAAAAATAGTTCTCTCACTTGATGTTTAGTTAATTATTAAGATTGTTTTGGCTATTCTAATTAAATGGTCTGCTAGGTATCTCTTTACATTATTACAAGTGCATATATGAAAGACAGTTATTGTGCAGCCCATCTTCATAACTGATATATCCTACTCTTGTTGAAAACAGTGATGGTGCATTAGTAATACATTATGTATAACACCCTTTGTACTAAATACCACAATGtggaaaaatatttgtcatataTTGCCGGCTAAGAAGAGTTTAGTAGATTTCAGTTTATTTGTTGGTTGTATACCTGTGTAGACTTTCAATAATTCGCATGTATTACGATTATAGAAGAAGTTACTAAAATGTTCATTTTATCCAGGGCTACCGTGTCATATCTGTAGATATACCTCGTGTATGGCATCATAGCGAGTGGATTCAGGCATTTGAAAAGTTCTTGGATGCTATTGATGTACACCATGTATGATCTCCTCAAACTTCCACTGTGCTTTGTTCTACCAACTTTTTACTTATCAAACTGGTATTTAGCATTCtctattgattttttattttagtaggTTGATAGAGTCTTTTCATCTGTGGACTTTTACAAACTATTATCTCACAGAGAcgcaaaatatataaattgtttgCTTTTGGAGCCATTGTGCTTCATTTGTTTCCAACACTTTCTTACCTGTATTCTTTGTTGGAGAAGTTTAGCATTTCAAATAATGGAAAAGCTCAGTATTGATAGTTTACAGCTAGTTTAAAGAGTTATTCAAACTTCTCTTGAGCTTCTTACAATTTTTCAGTTTTATACATCACTTCTATGATTTTGTTAGTAGTTTTAACATGTTATAAAGTTGGAAATTGTGTGGGGTGTCTATATACCTTCAACTTATGTTGGTAATGACTCCTGGACATTTTTAATAACATGCTATAGAGTTTGAATTGGCCAAATAGCTCAAATGAAAGTCTAACCTTAATCAAGTAACAGTCTTGAAGCATTAGACCAAGTTAATTTGTACTGTAAATGTGTTTTATTTGGTTAAGACTCGAGTTGCGGTCctttaatttcatatttcatTACTAATATCTCTTGTATGGTTGGCTAATCTCTTCTGCCAGTTAATTCTATGAATGATTCGAAAAATTTCTTACAGAATGAAAGTTAGCTAGCCATACATCCGAATGTTTTGTTCATATGACTGTTGAGTAGAAAATGTGCTCTATTTGATACCTGATTTTAATAGCTTTAACAACAAACTTCTCTTCTGGATGTGCCCACTAAGTCCAAATATTTGTCTATGTGCATATTTACTAAACTGGTTTAATCTCGGTCACAGATACATCTTTATGGAACATCACTTGGTGGATTTCTAGCACAACTCTTTGCTCAGCATCGTCCAAGAAGAGTTCGATCATTggttttatcaaattcatttttggAGACACGGAGTTTCTCTGCTGCAATGCCATGGGCACCCATGTACTTGTCTAAGATTTTGTTGTAGATAGTATTTATAGATATATAGACTAGAAATGAGAAAATTGTCTGGTGTTGTGTCCTTTTCAATtatcaaacataataaaataagatgTCTGTTAACCCAGTGTAATATCTTACGAACGAATGCTTCAATGATTACATTTCCAAAACAAATAAGATTGTATGCATTGTAAAGAAATCATTTTAGGTACAATCACATTAATCACAAGGAAAATACGATCATGTATTTAAATGATGGATTTATTTTTGTGGCAGAAGACAAATCACTCAAATATTCCGTTGACTCGGCACATCCATAATTGTTGTCGTGAACCCATGATGTATATGGCCGGTTTTACCTTGGAATGAGGCAGTATGCATCAAGTTGAACTTTTTTGTACAAAAACAGATCTGCATAATCCATTTTGCTTGAGAGTGAACACTTTTTGTCCTGATGGTTTTTCATTAGATCTATTGTGTCCTCCAACTATTAATTAGTCCTATTTTACTGTTTCATTTACAGTGTTAGTTGGACTCCTTCATTTTTGTTGAAGCGGTATGTCTTAACAGGAATTCGTAATGGTCCCCATGAACCATTTATTGCGGATTCAGTTGACTTTGTTGTTTCTCAGGTACTCTTTGTCTTGCATAATCTGATGCTTGTTAATAGCCTGACACTATTGCCTTTTTTTCTGGCGTATGCTAGAAGTTTTCTTGCTTTAAGACAACAAAAAGAGTTCACATCTGATAAACTTGTGCATTTTCTGTATCCTGTATATGATAAACTTGTATATTTATGTATTACTTGTCCTAAATAACCTGATTGTTTTACTTCATTCTCTAATATGTGACTTATTCAGGTGGAAACCCTCTCTAGAGAAGACTTGGCTTCCAGAATGTCACTGACAACAGATGATGCTTCAGTGGGACCGCTTCTCCTTTCAGATTCATTTATCACTATAATGGATGTATGTCATCTTAATCTAAATTCGCTTATTTCTGTATCATGCAGATCACTTAGTTCTGAAAAGAATTTCTTTTTTGGACTGTACCATTTCAATCTTAGTTATTCAGTTTCTAGTTTGATTTGTTACCTTATTGCATTGGTGAGCCTAGTACAAGCTCTTTGTTCTGCAATACCTCTCTCAAGCTAATATATAAAATTCTGCTGGCTGTTATTTCTAAAGTTCGCCATAATTATATTGTTTTTGCCTGTAATTTCGCGAGGAAGATATCTAATGTTGTATAAAATTTTCTGGTTGCCATTCAATTATGAAACAACAAATAGTATCATGTGAGATTTTTATAAATCCACTTGTCTTGCATGTTTCTTGAAGACTAATGACTACTGTGCAATTCCTCAACAACTTAAAGATCAACTCAGCGAAAGATATCCCGAGGCAAGGCGTGCTTATTTGAAAACAGGTGgagattttccttttctttcacGACCGGATGAAGTCAACTTACATCTTCAGGTATATGCAGGGGTCCCATTTTTCGTATTTGGAATTTGTTGTGCTCATGGATTTATAAGTTTTAACTTGTCTATTATCATGGTAGTTGCACCTTAGGCGAGTTGGTGTGGAACCACACCCGGATTTGGTTCACAGTATTCCTAAAGGTGATATTGGTGGAAGTCCTAGCAAAGAAAATGATGATGACTCTGACAAATCACATAAAGATGATAGGGATAAGGATGATAGGGGAGGATCAGAAAATCCATCTACTGAAAGTGAAATACATCCTGCCCCAGAAAGTTCAGAATCCCATAATATAGACGACCAACCAGT contains:
- the LOC101500517 gene encoding uncharacterized protein → MKGVFSAPGDYVHFKSQVPLHKIPIGTKQWRYYDFGPKAVPPLICLPGTAGTADVYYKQIMSLSMKGYRVISVDIPRVWHHSEWIQAFEKFLDAIDVHHIHLYGTSLGGFLAQLFAQHRPRRVRSLVLSNSFLETRSFSAAMPWAPIVSWTPSFLLKRYVLTGIRNGPHEPFIADSVDFVVSQVETLSREDLASRMSLTTDDASVGPLLLSDSFITIMDTNDYCAIPQQLKDQLSERYPEARRAYLKTGGDFPFLSRPDEVNLHLQLHLRRVGVEPHPDLVHSIPKGDIGGSPSKENDDDSDKSHKDDRDKDDRGGSENPSTESEIHPAPESSESHNIDDQPVESSECCHLNHEVALFAFPAGFTAEKHDVTSETPVHFMWEYIVLFHVLHYISSLYIIIWNYSFAFRQVM